One Bacteroidota bacterium genomic window carries:
- a CDS encoding HAMP domain-containing histidine kinase yields MKPDIENKSLNDLSSQNEQRRIRLSNSISIISGFSLAGFIVYYSLIDFELMLQRNLMLAIFTILSLTPVLLNRLKLHHLAKFYVASFDTLIMLLLILKKGGTENGSHILFLLFAIIPIYIWSVKEKYLIILFYLLNLFLFVFFHFFEFSTKPDNTLPDEFNAITIGFTILISYIGATISIIIFHRLAEKKEYQLQQTNFQIEQQKTELLQLNQQLAQQLEELRLQQNEINNSNLIKGKIYSVIAHDLRSPITSMNALLKLMMNDTSDIPKDQLESYISSLFSTSQNTSVLLENLLEWSRAQTGHLKVCPEYLNLYSMVEEAFQFNEFLRDKKQIELYNTLHKEIQVFADKHLLSIVLRNLISNALKFTPRKGKVSIHCTDKNNNEIELSITDTGTGMTGEEISRLFRVEKGLLKLGTEKEKGTGLGLVICKEFIEKNNGVIHIKSIPGKGSTMSFTLPVKGNL; encoded by the coding sequence ATGAAACCTGATATCGAAAATAAAAGTCTGAACGATTTAAGCTCACAGAACGAACAGCGAAGAATAAGGCTGAGCAATTCCATCAGTATTATTTCAGGCTTTTCATTAGCTGGTTTTATTGTTTATTACAGCCTTATCGATTTTGAGTTAATGCTCCAACGGAATCTGATGCTGGCAATATTTACCATCCTAAGCCTGACTCCCGTTTTATTGAACAGGCTGAAATTGCATCATTTGGCAAAGTTTTATGTGGCTTCTTTTGATACCCTAATCATGCTTCTATTGATTTTAAAAAAAGGTGGAACTGAAAACGGTTCTCACATCCTTTTTTTGCTGTTTGCCATTATTCCCATTTATATCTGGTCGGTAAAAGAAAAATACCTGATCATTCTTTTTTATCTGCTTAACCTCTTTTTGTTTGTTTTTTTTCATTTTTTCGAATTCTCAACAAAACCCGACAATACACTCCCCGATGAATTTAATGCCATCACCATTGGCTTTACCATACTGATAAGCTATATAGGAGCTACAATCTCTATAATTATCTTTCACCGGCTGGCAGAGAAAAAAGAATACCAACTTCAGCAAACCAACTTTCAGATTGAACAGCAAAAAACTGAATTGCTTCAACTAAACCAGCAACTGGCCCAGCAACTGGAAGAACTTCGCCTTCAACAAAACGAAATAAATAATTCGAACCTCATTAAAGGAAAAATTTACTCGGTGATAGCCCACGACCTCAGAAGCCCCATTACCAGTATGAATGCCCTCCTGAAATTAATGATGAATGATACATCAGACATTCCAAAAGATCAACTGGAATCCTACATTTCAAGTTTGTTCAGCACATCGCAAAATACCTCTGTTTTGCTCGAGAACCTTCTGGAATGGTCGCGAGCACAAACAGGTCACCTGAAGGTTTGTCCAGAATACCTTAACCTTTATTCCATGGTCGAAGAAGCATTTCAATTCAATGAATTTCTGCGCGATAAAAAACAAATCGAGCTGTACAACACGCTCCATAAAGAAATACAGGTTTTTGCCGACAAACACCTCCTCTCAATCGTCTTACGCAACCTTATCTCGAATGCACTTAAATTTACACCCCGAAAAGGAAAAGTAAGTATACATTGTACCGACAAAAACAACAACGAAATCGAACTAAGCATTACAGACACAGGTACGGGGATGACCGGGGAAGAAATCAGCAGGCTTTTCAGGGTAGAAAAGGGATTGTTAAAACTTGGAACCGAAAAAGAAAAAGGCACCGGATTGGGATTGGTAATCTGTAAAGAGTTTATCGAGAAAAACAATGGAGTTATCCATATCAAAAGTATTCCTGGCAAGGGCAGTACAATGAGCTTTACCTTGCCTGTTAAGGGAAACCTTTAA
- a CDS encoding AhpC/TSA family protein, with amino-acid sequence MKTYSLLSLLFFSLLLSCKSTTEGFKIEGEIQGLKPSEIVYLYDNSSKTYIDSTTSEKSKFEFTGTVAEPSLYYVIVKRPAGDVRYKAFWVENNLISISGDIAKLNDAIVSGSEMQRQEDIYLAQVKYIYNELARLEAIYNPDDIALAEKLDAQFDSLLALEDKEKVKYIRQFPDYIYSAYLAKRVVRSLNHTEGEALYASLSADMQTSKYGVNVKEYLELSKDLGIGSQSVELSLPDASGNMVNLSSLAGKYVLIDFWASWCGPCRRESPFLRAAYEQFQDKGFEIYGVSIDNDTTKWKEAMAQDQMTWIGVHATGAFDSQAAMMYGVKYIPFNYLIDREGKVIAMHLRGEKLIETLDNLLK; translated from the coding sequence ATGAAAACATATTCTTTGTTAAGCCTGCTTTTTTTCTCTTTGTTGTTATCGTGCAAATCTACCACAGAGGGTTTTAAAATCGAAGGCGAAATACAGGGTTTGAAACCCAGTGAAATAGTTTATCTATATGACAATAGCAGTAAAACTTATATCGATTCCACTACTTCAGAAAAGAGTAAGTTTGAATTTACAGGAACAGTGGCAGAACCATCGCTCTATTATGTAATTGTAAAGCGACCAGCTGGCGATGTGAGATATAAAGCTTTTTGGGTCGAAAACAACCTTATTTCTATTTCGGGTGATATTGCGAAGCTCAACGATGCCATAGTTTCTGGTTCTGAAATGCAGCGGCAGGAAGATATTTATCTTGCGCAGGTAAAATACATCTACAACGAACTTGCCCGTCTCGAAGCCATCTATAATCCGGATGATATTGCCTTGGCCGAAAAGCTCGATGCCCAGTTCGATTCACTTCTCGCACTCGAAGACAAGGAAAAAGTGAAGTATATCCGGCAGTTTCCCGATTATATTTATTCTGCTTACCTTGCCAAGCGGGTTGTCCGAAGCTTGAACCACACCGAGGGTGAGGCTCTTTATGCCAGCCTATCGGCTGATATGCAGACAAGTAAATATGGTGTAAATGTAAAGGAGTATCTGGAGCTAAGTAAGGACCTGGGCATAGGAAGCCAGTCCGTTGAATTAAGTTTGCCAGATGCGAGCGGTAACATGGTGAACCTTTCTTCACTTGCGGGTAAATATGTGTTAATCGATTTCTGGGCTTCGTGGTGTGGTCCCTGCCGCAGGGAAAGTCCATTTTTACGGGCAGCCTATGAGCAATTTCAGGACAAAGGATTTGAAATATATGGTGTGTCTATTGACAACGATACTACCAAATGGAAAGAAGCAATGGCACAGGACCAAATGACCTGGATTGGTGTACATGCCACAGGAGCATTCGACAGCCAGGCTGCTATGATGTACGGAGTGAAATACATCCCATTTAATTACCTGATCGATCGTGAAGGAAAAGTAATAGCCATGCACCTGCGAGGGGAGAAACTCATTGAAACCTTGGATAATTTGCTAAAATAG
- a CDS encoding L-serine ammonia-lyase — protein sequence MESIKAIYKTGHGPSSSHTMGPRLAAKQFLTKNSQAARFEVSLYGSLAATGLGHLTFQTIEEIFAGKKLAIEGKPNEFLKKHSNAMRFKAFDKQENLLQEWVAYSVGGGNIIDDDTRLEEKMIYPLRSMEKILEWCYENGKSIWEYAEKYEDSDLWDYLRDAWEVMKDSIARGLDSEGALPGKLKLPRKAGSVYLKAQNFKDYIRRRSMLYAYALAVSEENASGGKIVTAPTCGACGVMPAILYYHQKNYKTFDSKILKAMATAGIIGNLVKTNASISGAEVGCQGEVGTACAMASGALTQLHGGSIFQIEYAAEMGLEHHLGLTCDPVFGLVQIPCIERNAFAAARALNHKDYAMLSDGRHLIGFDKVVATMNQTGKDLPSLYKETSTGGLALFHGIDERGE from the coding sequence ATGGAATCGATTAAAGCGATATATAAAACCGGGCATGGCCCATCGAGCAGCCATACTATGGGGCCACGATTGGCAGCCAAACAGTTTCTGACAAAAAACTCCCAGGCAGCGCGTTTCGAAGTTAGTCTTTATGGCAGCCTTGCTGCTACAGGGCTTGGTCATTTGACCTTTCAAACAATCGAAGAAATTTTTGCAGGTAAGAAGCTAGCTATCGAGGGTAAGCCCAATGAGTTTCTTAAAAAGCATTCCAATGCCATGCGCTTTAAAGCGTTTGATAAGCAGGAAAACTTGCTGCAGGAGTGGGTGGCTTACAGTGTAGGGGGTGGTAACATTATCGACGACGATACACGGCTCGAAGAGAAGATGATTTACCCGCTCCGGTCGATGGAGAAAATTCTGGAATGGTGCTACGAAAATGGCAAGAGCATATGGGAGTATGCAGAGAAATATGAGGATAGCGATTTATGGGATTACCTGCGCGACGCCTGGGAGGTGATGAAAGACTCTATTGCCAGGGGCTTGGATTCTGAAGGTGCATTGCCAGGTAAACTTAAGCTGCCACGCAAAGCCGGGAGTGTATACCTGAAGGCACAAAACTTTAAAGACTATATTCGACGTCGAAGCATGCTTTACGCATATGCCTTGGCTGTTTCGGAAGAAAATGCCTCGGGAGGTAAAATTGTGACAGCTCCAACCTGTGGTGCCTGTGGTGTTATGCCTGCTATTTTGTATTATCACCAGAAAAACTATAAAACCTTCGACAGTAAAATTCTCAAGGCTATGGCTACGGCAGGCATTATCGGCAACCTGGTAAAAACCAATGCCTCCATTTCGGGAGCCGAAGTAGGTTGCCAGGGCGAAGTAGGCACTGCCTGTGCGATGGCTTCGGGCGCACTGACCCAATTGCACGGTGGCAGTATTTTTCAGATTGAATATGCTGCTGAAATGGGTTTAGAGCACCATCTTGGCCTTACCTGCGATCCGGTTTTTGGGTTGGTGCAAATACCCTGTATTGAGCGGAATGCCTTTGCTGCTGCCCGGGCATTGAACCATAAAGATTATGCTATGCTTTCTGATGGAAGGCACCTCATTGGTTTCGATAAAGTAGTGGCTACCATGAACCAAACAGGGAAAGATTTACCCAGTCTTTACAAGGAAACCTCTACTGGCGGATTGGCCTTGTTTCATGGCATAGACGAAAGGGGCGAATAA
- a CDS encoding bifunctional metallophosphatase/5'-nucleotidase, with product MKIAILHTNDMHGELENFSRLAYLKDSLAACYDTVILVSAGDMFSGNPYVDYHSAKGYPIVDLMNKTGYALATLGNHEFDYGQQILAQRIMQAEFPILAANIIDSSQIFQSFPASCTLSFKGIPLVFAGLIETGNQGKPSTHPDRVKGLEFVDPFEAAPSLYSKKVENGALIALTHLGYETDSMIAMQHPSIDVLIGGHSHTLIDSLRLINQVLIAQAGHDLHYAGLVELSFSKNRLVNKNYKIIALAKIKGQDPEIELEIENYRHNIYLDEVLATNLQPIRNRFEMGCLFTDAQRHIHQLDFAFQNYWGLRINSLPTGNITRKNILEMDPFGNELIVLKMTSDEIEDLIRYSYSFMKQIDLFISGGSYRVLVNRDNSVSKVEVFDLNNQPVKGKKYRVGINSYILSSYVFEHADTGTSTRTTTAENLMNYLLKTGKVDYTGCNRTSTLPLQ from the coding sequence GTGAAGATAGCCATACTTCATACCAACGATATGCATGGTGAACTTGAGAACTTTAGTCGTTTGGCGTATTTAAAAGATAGTCTTGCTGCCTGTTACGACACTGTTATTTTAGTAAGTGCCGGCGACATGTTTAGCGGAAACCCCTATGTCGATTACCACAGTGCTAAAGGCTATCCGATTGTTGACCTGATGAATAAAACAGGATACGCGCTGGCTACTCTTGGAAACCATGAATTCGATTACGGACAGCAGATTTTAGCCCAAAGAATTATGCAGGCAGAGTTTCCGATTCTAGCGGCCAACATAATCGACAGCAGCCAGATATTCCAATCCTTTCCTGCTTCCTGCACACTTTCATTCAAAGGTATTCCACTTGTATTTGCAGGACTCATTGAGACAGGCAACCAGGGTAAACCCTCCACACATCCAGACAGGGTAAAAGGGCTCGAATTTGTCGATCCGTTTGAAGCTGCGCCATCGCTATACAGCAAGAAAGTAGAAAATGGTGCGCTCATTGCATTAACCCATCTGGGTTACGAAACCGACAGCATGATTGCCATGCAACACCCATCAATAGATGTGTTGATAGGAGGGCATTCGCATACCCTCATCGACAGCCTCAGGCTAATTAACCAGGTGCTCATAGCCCAAGCCGGACACGATTTGCACTATGCCGGCTTAGTGGAGTTAAGTTTCAGTAAGAATCGCCTGGTAAATAAAAATTATAAGATCATTGCACTCGCCAAGATCAAAGGTCAAGATCCTGAAATAGAACTTGAAATTGAGAACTACAGGCATAATATTTACCTCGATGAAGTGCTCGCTACTAACTTACAACCCATCCGGAACCGATTTGAAATGGGCTGTTTATTTACGGATGCCCAACGCCATATCCATCAACTCGATTTTGCATTTCAAAATTACTGGGGGCTTCGAATCAATTCGCTTCCAACAGGCAATATCACCCGTAAGAATATCCTGGAAATGGATCCCTTTGGCAACGAACTGATTGTTCTGAAAATGACTTCAGACGAAATAGAAGACCTTATCAGGTATTCCTATTCGTTTATGAAGCAAATAGACCTTTTTATTTCAGGTGGAAGCTACAGGGTGCTTGTAAACAGAGATAATTCGGTAAGTAAGGTAGAAGTATTCGATTTAAACAACCAACCAGTAAAAGGTAAAAAGTATCGAGTTGGCATCAACAGTTACATTTTGTCATCGTACGTTTTTGAGCATGCCGATACGGGTACCTCTACCAGAACCACCACGGCCGAAAACCTGATGAACTACCTGCTTAAAACCGGCAAGGTAGATTATACTGGATGTAACCGCACAAGCACATTGCCGCTACAATAG
- a CDS encoding DUF2029 domain-containing protein — MKLKRLNITTENWIKILLASLIMLTIGVSLQSYLAGYHQTPEGMHSQINNYLIFKTSSQHLFHGLDIYTLHPADHYDYYKYSPAFAFFMAPFSLLPDWLGVIAWNLLNLLVLVAGLRSLPSLSTRQTIFILLLGIFELVGSLMNEQSNALMTGLMLLGIANLEKGNPALAMLFLMFSVYIKIFSLVVFMVILFYPKKVQSFFYGILWFLVFAFVPMLATGWNGLIDQYTSWYQLLQMDFDNSVGYSLLGVMHTWFGYNGSRGLVFLLGVLLMVLPLIKLSSYKERSFRYAVFSALLIWVIIFNHKAESPTFIIALTGIGLYFAIQKSGMLNKILIASVLIFSSLVYSDLTPAVWRNELFHPYFIKAVPCILVWAKIIYEVMTNRLQSLKA; from the coding sequence ATGAAACTGAAAAGGCTAAATATAACGACCGAAAATTGGATTAAAATCCTTCTTGCAAGCCTAATCATGCTCACCATTGGTGTGTCGCTTCAATCGTACCTGGCTGGTTATCATCAAACTCCGGAAGGAATGCACAGCCAGATTAACAATTACCTGATTTTTAAAACCTCCTCACAACACTTGTTTCATGGGTTGGATATTTACACGCTTCACCCGGCTGACCATTACGATTATTACAAATACAGTCCTGCATTTGCCTTTTTTATGGCACCTTTTTCCCTCCTCCCCGATTGGTTGGGCGTAATTGCCTGGAACCTGCTTAACCTGTTAGTTTTGGTAGCAGGGTTAAGAAGTCTGCCCTCACTTTCAACCCGCCAAACCATATTTATACTGCTGCTGGGCATTTTTGAACTAGTTGGTTCTCTAATGAATGAGCAGAGCAATGCCCTGATGACCGGGCTGATGCTGCTGGGCATTGCCAATCTCGAAAAAGGGAACCCAGCCCTGGCCATGCTCTTCCTGATGTTTTCGGTATACATAAAAATATTTTCGCTTGTTGTTTTTATGGTGATTCTATTTTATCCGAAGAAGGTACAGAGTTTCTTTTATGGCATTTTATGGTTTTTGGTTTTTGCATTTGTGCCTATGTTAGCTACCGGTTGGAATGGACTGATTGACCAGTACACAAGTTGGTATCAATTGCTGCAAATGGATTTTGACAATTCGGTAGGTTATTCGCTACTGGGTGTGATGCACACATGGTTTGGGTACAATGGTTCTCGTGGGCTGGTTTTTTTACTTGGAGTATTGCTTATGGTTCTGCCTTTAATTAAGTTATCGTCGTATAAGGAAAGAAGCTTCAGGTATGCTGTTTTTTCTGCTTTGCTCATCTGGGTAATTATTTTCAACCACAAAGCCGAATCGCCCACATTTATTATTGCCCTCACAGGAATCGGACTTTACTTTGCTATTCAAAAATCAGGAATGCTGAACAAAATACTCATTGCAAGTGTACTTATTTTTTCTTCGTTGGTCTATTCCGACCTCACACCTGCTGTTTGGAGAAATGAACTCTTTCACCCCTATTTTATCAAAGCTGTGCCTTGTATCCTGGTTTGGGCAAAGATAATTTACGAAGTAATGACCAACCGTCTGCAATCGCTAAAGGCATAA
- a CDS encoding esterase family protein — MPNYIPYIFLLCSLSNALFSQGTVQNLYMESQVLQQQVNYSVYLPEGYSNENQYPVIYLFHGFGGAETDWVNQYRLKETADSLIACKKIPAFVAIMPFGFKSYYINNYNNEFCYETFFTKEFLPFTDSVYSFSDNFSDRALGGLSMGGFGAVVLTIKHPELFGTCISLSGALRSPEHFIALSPVRYHAYFSQVYGPSLLGNERITPHWKMNSPYYLIDSLKAPGLRAIEWYIDCGYQDDLLPANNAFITLLREYQIPASYIVRQGDHNYHYWTEELIYALQCWGNKLKWEP, encoded by the coding sequence ATGCCAAACTATATCCCTTATATCTTCCTTCTCTGCTCGCTGAGCAATGCATTGTTCAGCCAGGGAACAGTGCAAAACCTTTATATGGAAAGCCAAGTGCTGCAGCAGCAGGTAAATTATTCGGTTTATCTGCCTGAAGGGTATTCAAACGAGAATCAATATCCGGTAATTTATTTGTTTCATGGGTTTGGTGGAGCCGAAACCGATTGGGTAAATCAATACCGGCTGAAAGAAACTGCAGACAGTTTGATTGCATGCAAAAAAATTCCAGCCTTTGTTGCAATAATGCCATTCGGCTTTAAAAGCTACTACATCAATAACTACAATAACGAGTTTTGTTACGAAACTTTTTTTACAAAAGAGTTTTTGCCTTTTACTGATTCGGTGTATTCCTTTTCAGATAATTTTTCTGATAGAGCCCTGGGTGGTTTGTCGATGGGCGGTTTTGGTGCAGTGGTGCTTACCATCAAACACCCCGAACTGTTTGGTACCTGCATTAGCCTGAGTGGGGCACTTCGAAGCCCTGAACACTTTATAGCACTCTCACCGGTAAGGTATCATGCCTATTTCAGTCAGGTTTATGGGCCCTCGCTGTTGGGCAACGAACGGATTACTCCACATTGGAAAATGAATAGCCCCTACTATTTAATCGATTCTTTAAAAGCCCCAGGACTGAGAGCCATTGAATGGTACATCGATTGTGGATACCAGGACGATCTTTTACCGGCTAACAATGCATTTATTACTTTATTGCGAGAATATCAGATACCTGCCAGTTACATTGTCAGGCAGGGAGACCATAACTACCATTATTGGACCGAAGAGCTGATTTATGCACTTCAATGCTGGGGAAATAAATTAAAATGGGAACCTTGA